The bacterium genome includes a region encoding these proteins:
- a CDS encoding NifU N-terminal domain-containing protein: MSAALTVTVQPTPNANALKFVLNRRVTEGRSQTFTDPATAAVPLARELLGIPGVRQVFFLNDFITITRVEGTDWDAVVPQVESLIHRHLAEAV, translated from the coding sequence GTGAGCGCCGCGCTGACCGTAACCGTACAGCCTACGCCCAACGCGAACGCACTCAAGTTCGTGCTGAACCGGCGCGTGACGGAAGGCCGCAGTCAGACGTTCACCGACCCCGCGACCGCCGCCGTACCGCTGGCGCGCGAGCTGCTCGGGATTCCGGGCGTGCGGCAGGTTTTCTTTCTCAACGACTTCATCACGATCACCCGCGTGGAAGGGACGGACTGGGACGCGGTAGTGCCGCAGGTCGAGTCGCTGATCCACCGCCACCTCGCCGAGGCCGTGTAA
- the pknB gene encoding Stk1 family PASTA domain-containing Ser/Thr kinase — protein MTASDVLDGRFELQTPLGSGGMATVYRAWDRGGRRPCAVKVLADVLARDEESRRRFRHEAASAGALTHPHIVTVYGWGQDGLRQFIAMEYVSGGTLRERLQRDGRLPEADALRIAAEVADALAYAHNRHVVHRDIKPHNILLTGDGRVKVADFGIARTLDATSLTRTGTVLGSAPYLAPEQVRGEAAGPASDQYALGVVLYEMLAGRPPFAGEAPIAVALKHLNEAPPDLRAVRPDVSLAAASVVARLLAKVPAGRYPDAADLAAELHRLADGLSPRAAAQGEADATTRLEGLVPPGASRSQHRGSDAAVAATAQLSRDAVFATQHLPADGPGLRDGAGAAAGSELAAAARLDVSDTARLHLPRPGRSVMTGARVGVAAVSLGLALLILGAAYRAAWTAAHVAVPNLVGRTVTGAGQTAQQLRLGVLVARQRQDPKAPVGAVLAQDPPAGREVAKGTVISLVVSQGSGLVPDLTGQTVTNAAGTLERLGLRLGQVNYTADDHVPSGRIIHQFQAAGTHLSPNGGVDVLVSQGPPPFPFNLFPKLPGQDEGGPERDNGGR, from the coding sequence TTGACCGCATCAGACGTGCTCGACGGACGCTTTGAGCTGCAGACCCCGCTCGGCAGCGGCGGCATGGCGACCGTGTACCGGGCGTGGGACCGCGGCGGCCGGCGTCCATGCGCGGTCAAGGTCCTCGCCGACGTCCTGGCCCGCGACGAGGAATCCCGGCGCCGGTTCCGGCATGAGGCGGCGTCGGCCGGCGCACTCACCCACCCGCACATCGTCACCGTCTACGGATGGGGCCAGGACGGCCTCCGGCAGTTCATCGCGATGGAGTATGTGTCCGGCGGCACCCTGCGGGAGCGTCTGCAGCGGGACGGCCGCCTGCCGGAAGCGGACGCCCTCCGCATCGCGGCCGAGGTGGCGGACGCGCTCGCCTACGCGCACAACCGCCACGTCGTGCACCGCGACATCAAGCCCCACAACATTCTCCTGACCGGCGACGGCCGGGTCAAAGTGGCCGACTTCGGCATCGCGCGGACGCTGGATGCGACCTCGTTGACGCGTACGGGGACCGTGCTGGGCTCGGCGCCCTACCTGGCGCCCGAGCAGGTTCGGGGCGAGGCCGCCGGGCCGGCGTCCGATCAGTACGCGCTCGGCGTCGTTCTCTACGAGATGCTCGCCGGGCGGCCGCCCTTTGCCGGCGAAGCCCCCATCGCCGTGGCACTCAAGCATCTCAACGAGGCGCCGCCGGACCTGCGGGCGGTGAGGCCCGACGTGTCTTTGGCCGCCGCGTCCGTCGTCGCGCGGCTGCTCGCCAAAGTACCGGCCGGCCGCTATCCCGACGCCGCCGACCTCGCCGCAGAACTCCATCGGCTCGCGGACGGCCTTTCGCCGCGCGCCGCGGCCCAGGGCGAAGCGGACGCGACGACGCGCTTGGAGGGTCTCGTGCCGCCGGGGGCGTCTCGGAGCCAACATCGCGGAAGCGACGCGGCCGTCGCGGCCACGGCGCAGCTGTCGCGCGATGCGGTGTTCGCGACGCAGCACCTGCCGGCCGACGGGCCGGGTTTGCGGGACGGTGCCGGTGCGGCGGCCGGCTCGGAGTTGGCGGCCGCGGCCCGGCTCGATGTCTCCGACACAGCGCGGCTGCATCTGCCGCGGCCGGGCCGTTCCGTCATGACCGGGGCGCGCGTGGGCGTGGCGGCCGTCTCCCTGGGACTCGCCCTCCTGATTCTCGGCGCGGCCTACCGCGCGGCCTGGACCGCGGCGCACGTCGCGGTGCCGAACCTTGTCGGCCGGACCGTCACCGGCGCCGGACAGACGGCGCAACAACTGCGGCTGGGTGTGCTTGTCGCGAGGCAGCGGCAGGACCCCAAGGCGCCCGTCGGAGCCGTGCTGGCCCAAGATCCCCCGGCCGGCCGTGAGGTCGCGAAAGGCACGGTGATCTCGCTCGTCGTCAGTCAGGGATCCGGCCTCGTCCCCGACCTCACGGGGCAGACCGTCACGAACGCCGCCGGCACGCTCGAGCGGCTGGGGCTGCGACTGGGCCAGGTCAATTACACCGCCGATGATCACGTTCCAAGCGGCAGGATCATCCACCAGTTTCAGGCGGCCGGAACACATCTTTCGCCGAACGGGGGCGTGGACGTGCTGGTGAGCCAGGGACCGCCGCCTTTCCCGTTTAACCTGTTCCCCAAACTGCCCGGCCAAGATGAGGGAGGGCCGGAGCGCGACAACGGCGGGCGGTAG
- a CDS encoding nucleotidyltransferase domain-containing protein: MNAYENLARFFGGEEEVVAAYLYGQPAVERTWPDSDIEIGLVFREGIDGDAITEYLEGLGTGNPLGNAPGVLMPFGLNAHILPVVYEVLTWGRVLADNDPAARDAFARQMAGRLDQERPRLLEEAHETILKARGFGTATEEPAHGAGTAARALDPIRIGWRLARVLTSVPILEMFTRDVDSVARDAERVAQLVGVFSNASGAATGIAKAMLITYGIARPSRRWEVFLPLADIGMISTELALHLAAMLETRWTLLTGSGLASPERIIALIRSYLPPVIAFARRASWATELPGLVATQRLH, encoded by the coding sequence GTGAACGCGTACGAGAACCTGGCGCGCTTCTTTGGGGGTGAGGAAGAAGTCGTCGCCGCCTACCTGTACGGCCAGCCCGCCGTCGAGCGCACGTGGCCCGATTCGGACATCGAGATCGGCCTGGTGTTCCGCGAGGGCATCGACGGGGACGCGATCACGGAGTACCTCGAGGGCCTCGGCACCGGGAATCCCCTCGGCAACGCGCCCGGCGTGCTCATGCCCTTTGGCCTCAACGCGCACATCCTGCCGGTGGTCTACGAGGTGCTGACGTGGGGCCGCGTGCTGGCGGACAACGATCCCGCGGCGCGCGACGCCTTCGCCCGCCAGATGGCCGGCCGGCTGGACCAGGAGCGGCCGCGCCTGCTGGAAGAGGCGCACGAGACGATTCTCAAGGCCCGCGGCTTCGGCACCGCGACCGAGGAGCCGGCGCACGGCGCCGGGACCGCGGCGCGGGCGCTCGACCCGATCCGCATCGGGTGGCGGCTGGCGCGCGTGCTGACGTCCGTGCCGATTCTCGAGATGTTCACCCGGGACGTGGACTCCGTCGCGCGGGACGCCGAACGCGTCGCGCAGCTCGTCGGAGTGTTCAGCAATGCGAGCGGGGCGGCGACCGGCATCGCGAAGGCGATGCTGATCACCTACGGCATCGCGCGGCCCTCACGCCGGTGGGAGGTGTTTCTGCCGCTGGCGGACATCGGCATGATCTCCACCGAGCTGGCGCTGCACCTCGCCGCGATGCTGGAGACGCGCTGGACGCTGCTCACCGGCAGCGGCCTCGCGTCGCCCGAGCGGATCATCGCGCTCATCCGCAGCTACCTGCCGCCGGTCATTGCCTTTGCGCGCCGCGCGTCGTGGGCGACCGAACTGCCGGGACTCGTCGCGACCCAACGGCTGCATTGA